The following DNA comes from Ignavibacteriales bacterium.
CGGAATTCAAACCGCGCACAACCAGCAAATGGCTGCGGCGGTATTCGTATTTTGTGACCAGTGCCAACACCGGCGCAACGCTGAGAAGTTAAGGAAGAAATTATTTTTTCATCTCACAACTAATTTAGGAATACGGTTATGACACCGATGAAAGCACAGGACAATCATCAAGGCAAACTGATGACGGGAGCAGAAATATTTGTGCGGTGCCTTGTAGAAGAAGGCGTCGATACACTCTTCGGGTATCCAGGCGGTGTCGTTATCGGCATCTACGATGTACTTCATGACCTAACACACATCAAACACATTCTCACTCGGCACGAACAAGGTGCAACACATGCCGCTGAGGGGTATTCGAAAGCAACCGGCAGGCCTGGTGTTGTGCTTGTTACATCCGGTCCCGGTGCAACAAATGCAGTAACCGGAATTGCCGACGCGTATATGGATTCGATACCGCTTGTCGTGTTCACAGGTCAGGTCATCACGAAACTTATTGGAAACGATGCGTTTCAGGAAGTGGATATTGTCGGTATCACGCGCCCGATCACAAAACATAATTATCTCGTGAAAGATATCAACGATCTGGCAAACACCATCAAGGCAGCGTTTTATATTGCCACCACCGGACGTCCGGGCCCAGTGCTTGTCGATTTGCCGAAAGATGTGCTTGCGGCAAAAGCGGTCTTTGAATATCCTAAGACAATTTCACTCCGAAGTTATAATCCGGTTGTGGAAGGGAACCTGAGACAAATCAAAAAAGCGGCAGAACTTCTCAATGAAGCGAAACGGCCCTTGTTATATGTCGGCGGCGGTGTTATCAGTTCAAACGCATCTGTGGAAGTTCGTGCACTTGCGGACAAACTGCATGCACCGATAACCACAACTCTGCATGGATTAGGTGCATATCCTGAGCAGAGCAAACTGGCGCTCGGTATGCTGGGCATGCATGGTACGTGGTACTCCAACATGGCTGTCGATCAGTGCGATGTACTTGTTGCTATTGGTGCACGGTTTGATGACCGTGTGACTGGAAAAGTGGAAGCATTCGCAAAGAACGCCCAGAAAATTCATATCGATATTGATCCATCCGCAATCAGTAAAAATGTGCCGGCGGATGTTCCGATCGTCGGAGATGTAAAACGCGTTGTCAAACAATTGCTTGAACTTGTGAAACCGCTGGATACAAAAGAGTGGCTGAAGACAATCGATAGATGGAAAGCAGAACATCCGCTGAGATATAAACAGGACGGGTCGCTTCGTGCACAGCATGTTATTCACAAGCTTGGCGAAATTACAGACGGCGATGCTATTGTTGTTTCCGATGTCGGTCAATCGCAAATGTGGACCGCCCAGTTCTTCAAATGGAAACATCCTCGCACGCAGATTACATCGGGCGGCCTCGGAACAATGGGTTTCTCACTTCCCGCTGCAATGGGTGCAGCATTCGGCCGCAAAGACCTGCCGGTTGTGTGCATCAGCGGTGACGGCGGTTTTCAAATGAACATTCAGGAAATGGCGACCATTGCCCAAAATAAGCTTCCTTTGAAAATATTTATTATGAATAACGGATATCTCGGCATGGTACGCCAGTGGCAGGAGTTTTTCTGGAAAAAAAGGTATTCCCATACACAAATTACAAGTCCGGACTTCGTGAAGCTGGCTGAATCGTACGGTATTCGCGGTATGCGAGTGACATCACCTGCAGAGGTTGAGAGCACCATCAAAATTGCATTAAAATATAACGATGGTCCTATTCTCGTTGAGTTTGTCGTAGCACCCGAAGAAAATGTTTATCCAATGATCCCCGCCGGACAAACGGTAAACGAAATTATGGATAGTCCCGAACCGCTAGAACAATCGCATGCAACTCATAAAACGATGATTCATGCAAAAGGATAATGCTACCGAAAACAGGAGAAATGAACATGGCATCATCAATGACAAATGAACAGGCAAAACAGCACACGATTTCGATGACTGTGGAAAACCATTTTGGCACTTTGAATAGAATTGCCGGACTCTTTGCGGCAAAGGGATATAACATCGACAGTCTCACCGTCGGGCCGACAGAGGATGACGAAGTCTCGCGCATGACCATCGTGACACGCGGCGACGATCAGATCATCGAACAGATTATGAAGCAGCTCCATAAACTGATCGATACGATTAAAGTGGTCGATCTAACAGATGATACGTTCGTTGACAGGGAACTAGCGTTGGTGAAAGTACAATGCACACCGACAACACGTATGGAGATTATGCAGATCTCGGAAATCTTTCGTACGAAGGTAGTAGACGTCAGTCCGAAAACACTAACCATTGAAGCGACGGGTTCACAATTGAAGGTGGATGCAATTATTAACATGCTCAAACCTTTTGGTATTAAAGAACTGGCGCGCACAGGTCGCGTAGCAATCAAACGAGAGTTTCAGGGCGAGGTATGATTTCATAGCATATGAGCCATAGAGTCGTTGAGTCTTTGAGTAATATTTACTCAAAGGCTTTTAGGCTCACAGGCCCAATGGCTTAATGATTCATAAGCATAATGATAAGGTAAATGAAAATAATATGACATCAACAGTATTAAAAGATTTTCCGTTGTACGATCCGCGTAATGAGCATGATGCATGTGGAATAGGTTTTATCGTCAATGTGAATGCTGAGCGTTCGCATGATACCATCATGAAAGGGATCCAGATATTGGTGAACCTTGCGCATCGCGGTGCAAGCGGTTCCGATCCGAAAACAGGAGACGGTGCAGGTATTACCATACAGATTCCGCATAAGTTTTTTGCAAGAGAATGCGGGAAGCTTGGCTTTGCACTGCCGCCCGAAGGCGAGTATGGCGTTGGAATGTTATTTCTGCCGGTTGAACCTCAGCCGCGTTTTGAATGTGAAGCCATCATCGAACGAATAGTGCAGGAAGAAGGATTGAGCATGCTCGGTTGGCGTGACACGCCGCTTGATGCAGATGCGATCGGCCGTGTTGCACGCGTGTCGCAGCCGTACATTGAACAGATTTTCGTTCGGAAGGCTTCTGGTATGACGCGCGAAGAACTTGAACGCAAATTGTACATTATTCGGAAACGAGCCGAATCGGAAATTGCAGCCTCGAATATCCAGAATAAAAATTTCTTTTATGTTCCGTCGCTTTCGTCCTATACCATTATTTATAAAGGATTATTGATCGCGCCGCAGATTGCACGTTTCTATAAAGAGTTGTCGGATCCTGACACGATGAGCGCGCTCTGTCTTGTGCATCAGCGGTTCTCTACAAATACATTTCCGAGCTGGCAGCTTGCGCATCCGTTTCGATATATTTGTCATAATGGAGAGATTAATACTTTACGCGGAAACGTCAATTGGATGTCTGCGCGTCAATCGGTACTGAAATCGGCGGTGTTTGGTGATGAAATCGAAAAATTATTCCCCATCATCCAGCCGGGTGTCAGCGACTCTGCTGCATTGGATAATGCAGTAGAAGTGATAACGATGAGCGGGCGCAGTCTCCCTCATGCAATGACAATTCTTATTCCTGAAGCCTGGGATGCGGATACGGGAATGTCGCCGGAGAAACGTGCATTCTATGAATACCATGCATCATTGATGGAACCATGGGACGGCCCTGCCGCTGTCGCATTTACCGATGGACGCGTGATCGGTGCAACACTTGATCGTAATGGACTTCGTCCTGCACGATATCTGGTAACGCATGATAATTTTCTTATCATGGCATCTGAAGCGGGCGTATTGGATATTGAACCGGAAAACGTAAAACACAAAGGATGCCTGGAACCTGGCAACATGCTGCTTGCTGATCTGACGGAAAAGAGAATCATTCCAGACGAAGAAATCAAAGCCAGGCTTGCAAAGCGTCAACCCTATGCTCAATGGATTCAAGAAAATCAAATTCGGCTCGATCAGCTTCCTGAACCTCCGCGCGAGATCGGTTTCAGTCCTGAAGATTTACTGAAACGGCAGCGCGCGTTCGGGTACACAGACGAAGATATCCGGATGATCATGATCCCGATGGCAGTAGATGGACAGGACCCTGTCGGTTCGATGGGTGCGGATACACCGCTGGCATGTTTGTCGGATAAACCACAACCGTTGTTCAATTACTTTAAACAAAATTTTGCGCAGGTCACAAATCCGCCGATCGACTCCATCCGCGAAGAGTTAGTAATGTCGCTGAAAAGTTATATTGGAACAGAAGGCAACCTTCTAGATGAAACGCCTCAGCATTGCCACACGCTGAAATTGCCGGAACCGATCCTGACAAATCACGATCTGGAAAAAATGCGCCGGGTCTCGCAGGGAGATTTTCTTGCCACCATGCTGCCGACGCTCTTCCGTGTTGATGGTGGAGAAAAGGAACTTGAACGCGCGCTGGACGGACTCTGCCGTCGCGCATCATTGGCAATTAAATCAGGGTACACCATTATCATCCTCTCCGACCGCGGCGTCGATGAAGAGTATGCAGCAATCCCAAGTTTACTGGCTCTGACTGCAGTGCACAATCATCTCGTTCGGGAAAAAACCCGTACGCAAGTGGCACTGGTGGTCGAGTCCGGTGAACCGCGCGAAGTGATGCATTTCTGCTTGCTGATCGGATTCGGTGCAAGTGCGGTCAATCCGTATCTCGCTCTCGAAACACTAGAAGAGCTTTCGAATCGCGAATATTTTCCGGAAGGCCTGACGCTTGAAAAAGCAGTGTACAACTATAAAAAAGCAGTAAATAAAGGAATACTCAAAACAATGTCGAAAATGGGTATTTCCACATTACAAAGTTATCAGGGCGCGCAGGTATTCGAAGCGATCGGTCTGGGAAAAGAACTTGTCGACAAATATTTTACGGGCATCGCTTCTCGTATTGGCGGAATCGGGCTGGATGTGATAGCGCAGGAAGCAAAGATGAAACACGAATTTGCATTCCGGAAACTCACCAGTGTCGATACAGAACTTGATCTCGGAGGGAATTATTACTTCCGTATCAATGGCGAACGGCATATGGTGAATCCAACAACCATCACAAAGCTCCAGCAAGCGGTGCGATTCTCGGATAAAAAAAGTTACAAAGAGTATGCGCAGCATCTCAACAAGCAGGATGGAGGATTGTATAATCTGCGCGGGCTGATGGAATTTAAAAAAGGAACACGCTCTGTCCCGATAGACGAAGTTGAACAGGCAAAAGAAATCGTTAAACGGTTCGTTACCGGGGCAATGTCGTACGGTTCTATCAGTAAAGAAGCGCATGAGACACTCGCTGTTGCGATGAATCGCATGGGCGCCAGATCGAATACCGGTGAAGGCGGAGAGGATGAAGAACGATTCAAACCGGATGCTGACGGAAATCTTCGCCGGAGCGCTATTAAACAAATTGCTTCTGCGCGTTTTGGTGTTTCGGCAAACTATTTGGTCAATGCAGACGAGATCCAGATCAAGATTGCACAGGGTGCAAAACCTGGCGAGGGCGGTCAACTTCCTGGCCATAAAGTAGATGCCATCATTGCGAGAACACGGCATTCTATTCAGGGTGTCGGACTTATTTCACCGCCGCCACATCATGATATTTATTCCATTGAAGATCTGGCGCAGCTCATTTTCGACATGAAGAATGTAAATCCGCGCGCCCGCATTTCCGTAAAACTTGTTTCGGAAAACGGTGTCGGTACCGTTGCTGCCGGCGTCGCGAAGGCGCATGCAGATTCGATTCTTATCAGCGGCGATTCCGGCGGAACAGGAGCATCGCCGTTGTCATCCATTAAGCATGCCGGCATTCCATGGGAAATCGGACTTGCGGAGGCACAACAGGTGCTCGTCTTGAACGACCTGCGCAGCCGTGTCCGTCTGCAAACCGATGGAAAATTACAAACAGGGCGCGATGTTGCTATTGCAGCATTGTTAGGTGCGGAAGAATTTGGTTTTTCGACTATGCCGCTCGTTTCGATGGGCTGCATCATGATGCGAAAATGTCATCTCAATACTTGTCCGGTCGGTATTGCAACACAAGATCCGGCTCTTCGTGCAAAGTTTGAAGGAACCCCGGAACATGTCATCAATTTCTTTTTCTTCGTTGCCGAAGAATTGCGCGAGATTATGGCACAGCTTGGATTCAGGACGGTGGATGAAATGGTCGGGCGTGTCGATATGCTGGAAGCTCGAAAAGCCGTCGAGCACTGGAAAGCAAAACATATTGATCTTTCGTTCCTTCTGCATAATCCTACGGCGCCGTCACGATTCGGCCGCCGCAGTCAAATTCTGCAAGATCATGGATTAAACGATGTCCTTGATTATCAGTTGATTGAAAAAGCAAAGGAAGCAATTGAAAACAAAACTCCTGTAGAGTTCAATCTCCCAATTCGAAACATACACCGCACGGTTGGTGCAATGCTCAGCGGTGAGATTGCCAGGAAGTATGGTTCTGGCGGATTGCCGGAGAATACTATTAAAGTTCATTTTACCGGTTCCGCAGGCCAAAGTTTTGGCGCATTTCTCGCACGGGGTGTCACCCTGATGCTTGAAGGAGATGCCAACGACTATACGGGAAAAGGCTTGTCAGGCGGCAAACTAATCATTCATCCGCCGAGAAGATCGAAATGTGTGCCCGAGGAAAACACGGTAGTCGGTAATGTTATTCTCTATGGAGCAACGAGCGGCGAAGCGTATTTCAATGGAAAAGCAGGTGAACGTTTTGCTATCCGCAACTCTGGCGCAACTGCTGTTGTCGAATCGGTTGGTGCTCACGGCTGCGAATATATGACGAATGGAATTGTGGTGGTTCTTGGACCAACTGGAAAAAATTTTGCGGCAGGTATGTCGGGCGGCTTTGCGTACGTGCTCGATGAATCAGGCGAGTTTTCTACGACACTATGTAACCGGTCTATGGTCGATGTTGATCCGCTTGATGCGAAGGATGAAGAAACGATACGAAAGCTTGTAGAAAACCATTTTGAATATACTGCAAGCCCGCGTGCTCGATTTATTCTTGACCATTGGCCGCAGCTTGTAAAAAAGTTTGTGAAGGTATTTCCACATGACTATAAAAGAGTTTTGAGCGCTGCGTCAAATGCGGTTCAGGAAAAAAAGACATCGGTAGCGGTTGTCGAGGAGGTGTCCCGTGGGTAAGCCGACTGGTTTTTTAGAATTTAAACGTGAAACACCGGCACGGCGGCCGGTCACAGAGCGTATCAACGACTGGAAGGATGTTTATAAAGAATTTCCCGATCAAGCAGTACGTACGCAAGGCGCTCGCTGTATGGATTGCGGAATACCTTTCTGTCATCAAGGATGTCCGCTGAATAATGTTATTCCGCATTGGAATGACCTTGTATACCGTAATCGATGGAAAGAAGCAATCCGCATTCTGCACTCGACAAACAATTTTCCGGAATTCACCGGACGTGTTTGCCCTGCTCCGTGTGAGACTGCATGCGTATTAGGCATCAATGAACCGCCTGTTTCAATCAAGGCAATTGAGCGGTCGATCATTGATGTTGCGTTCCGCGAAAGATGGATCAGGGCTGAGCGCCCCGCGGTGCGGACAGGAAAAACAATAGCAGTGATCGGATCGGGACCGGCTGGGTTGGCAGCGGCACAGCAATTAAATCGTGCTGGGCATCATGTCACAGTGTATGAGAAGAGCGACCGCATTGGCGGATTATTACGATATGGAATTCCCGACTTCAAACTTGAAAAATATCAAGTTGACCGGCGCGTTGAAATAATGCAAGCGGAAGGAATTGTGTTTGCTACGAAAGCGCATGTCGGAGTGAATATCGCCTCCGATGAATTGCAGCGCTCATACAGTGCAATACTTCTCTGCGGCGGTTCTGAATCTCCCCGTGATCTGAAAGTCCCGGGACGTGAATTAAAAGGAATCCATTTCGCCATGGAATTTCTCACGCAGCAAAATAAGCGTGTTGGCGGTACGATTGTTGATCCGGAAAAAGAAATTCTTGCAACCGGCAAGC
Coding sequences within:
- the ilvB gene encoding biosynthetic-type acetolactate synthase large subunit; its protein translation is MTPMKAQDNHQGKLMTGAEIFVRCLVEEGVDTLFGYPGGVVIGIYDVLHDLTHIKHILTRHEQGATHAAEGYSKATGRPGVVLVTSGPGATNAVTGIADAYMDSIPLVVFTGQVITKLIGNDAFQEVDIVGITRPITKHNYLVKDINDLANTIKAAFYIATTGRPGPVLVDLPKDVLAAKAVFEYPKTISLRSYNPVVEGNLRQIKKAAELLNEAKRPLLYVGGGVISSNASVEVRALADKLHAPITTTLHGLGAYPEQSKLALGMLGMHGTWYSNMAVDQCDVLVAIGARFDDRVTGKVEAFAKNAQKIHIDIDPSAISKNVPADVPIVGDVKRVVKQLLELVKPLDTKEWLKTIDRWKAEHPLRYKQDGSLRAQHVIHKLGEITDGDAIVVSDVGQSQMWTAQFFKWKHPRTQITSGGLGTMGFSLPAAMGAAFGRKDLPVVCISGDGGFQMNIQEMATIAQNKLPLKIFIMNNGYLGMVRQWQEFFWKKRYSHTQITSPDFVKLAESYGIRGMRVTSPAEVESTIKIALKYNDGPILVEFVVAPEENVYPMIPAGQTVNEIMDSPEPLEQSHATHKTMIHAKG
- the ilvN gene encoding acetolactate synthase small subunit, which codes for MASSMTNEQAKQHTISMTVENHFGTLNRIAGLFAAKGYNIDSLTVGPTEDDEVSRMTIVTRGDDQIIEQIMKQLHKLIDTIKVVDLTDDTFVDRELALVKVQCTPTTRMEIMQISEIFRTKVVDVSPKTLTIEATGSQLKVDAIINMLKPFGIKELARTGRVAIKREFQGEV
- the gltB gene encoding glutamate synthase large subunit, producing MTSTVLKDFPLYDPRNEHDACGIGFIVNVNAERSHDTIMKGIQILVNLAHRGASGSDPKTGDGAGITIQIPHKFFARECGKLGFALPPEGEYGVGMLFLPVEPQPRFECEAIIERIVQEEGLSMLGWRDTPLDADAIGRVARVSQPYIEQIFVRKASGMTREELERKLYIIRKRAESEIAASNIQNKNFFYVPSLSSYTIIYKGLLIAPQIARFYKELSDPDTMSALCLVHQRFSTNTFPSWQLAHPFRYICHNGEINTLRGNVNWMSARQSVLKSAVFGDEIEKLFPIIQPGVSDSAALDNAVEVITMSGRSLPHAMTILIPEAWDADTGMSPEKRAFYEYHASLMEPWDGPAAVAFTDGRVIGATLDRNGLRPARYLVTHDNFLIMASEAGVLDIEPENVKHKGCLEPGNMLLADLTEKRIIPDEEIKARLAKRQPYAQWIQENQIRLDQLPEPPREIGFSPEDLLKRQRAFGYTDEDIRMIMIPMAVDGQDPVGSMGADTPLACLSDKPQPLFNYFKQNFAQVTNPPIDSIREELVMSLKSYIGTEGNLLDETPQHCHTLKLPEPILTNHDLEKMRRVSQGDFLATMLPTLFRVDGGEKELERALDGLCRRASLAIKSGYTIIILSDRGVDEEYAAIPSLLALTAVHNHLVREKTRTQVALVVESGEPREVMHFCLLIGFGASAVNPYLALETLEELSNREYFPEGLTLEKAVYNYKKAVNKGILKTMSKMGISTLQSYQGAQVFEAIGLGKELVDKYFTGIASRIGGIGLDVIAQEAKMKHEFAFRKLTSVDTELDLGGNYYFRINGERHMVNPTTITKLQQAVRFSDKKSYKEYAQHLNKQDGGLYNLRGLMEFKKGTRSVPIDEVEQAKEIVKRFVTGAMSYGSISKEAHETLAVAMNRMGARSNTGEGGEDEERFKPDADGNLRRSAIKQIASARFGVSANYLVNADEIQIKIAQGAKPGEGGQLPGHKVDAIIARTRHSIQGVGLISPPPHHDIYSIEDLAQLIFDMKNVNPRARISVKLVSENGVGTVAAGVAKAHADSILISGDSGGTGASPLSSIKHAGIPWEIGLAEAQQVLVLNDLRSRVRLQTDGKLQTGRDVAIAALLGAEEFGFSTMPLVSMGCIMMRKCHLNTCPVGIATQDPALRAKFEGTPEHVINFFFFVAEELREIMAQLGFRTVDEMVGRVDMLEARKAVEHWKAKHIDLSFLLHNPTAPSRFGRRSQILQDHGLNDVLDYQLIEKAKEAIENKTPVEFNLPIRNIHRTVGAMLSGEIARKYGSGGLPENTIKVHFTGSAGQSFGAFLARGVTLMLEGDANDYTGKGLSGGKLIIHPPRRSKCVPEENTVVGNVILYGATSGEAYFNGKAGERFAIRNSGATAVVESVGAHGCEYMTNGIVVVLGPTGKNFAAGMSGGFAYVLDESGEFSTTLCNRSMVDVDPLDAKDEETIRKLVENHFEYTASPRARFILDHWPQLVKKFVKVFPHDYKRVLSAASNAVQEKKTSVAVVEEVSRG
- a CDS encoding glutamate synthase subunit beta, with product MGKPTGFLEFKRETPARRPVTERINDWKDVYKEFPDQAVRTQGARCMDCGIPFCHQGCPLNNVIPHWNDLVYRNRWKEAIRILHSTNNFPEFTGRVCPAPCETACVLGINEPPVSIKAIERSIIDVAFRERWIRAERPAVRTGKTIAVIGSGPAGLAAAQQLNRAGHHVTVYEKSDRIGGLLRYGIPDFKLEKYQVDRRVEIMQAEGIVFATKAHVGVNIASDELQRSYSAILLCGGSESPRDLKVPGRELKGIHFAMEFLTQQNKRVGGTIVDPEKEILATGKRVIILGGGDTGADCLGTVHRQKASSVQQFEIMPKPPNDRSPSTPWPLWPLQLRTESAHEEGGIRDWSIATTRFEGDADDNVKKLHAIRVGPAPEFKPVPGSEFSMDADLILIAMGFTGPTKNGLLDELGVALDSRGNVSTDENYMTSVPEVFAAGDMRRGQSLVVWAIAEGRKVARAMDIHLMGFSNLP